A single genomic interval of Streptomyces sp. BA2 harbors:
- a CDS encoding sensor histidine kinase: MARDSVWVGLRGRAYLGSSAPWRGVVYLLGGVLLGSFVLVGGVLALVLCAALALVLVGLPLLPLLALTGIPVAALERRRLRLVDPAPPALTPHRTPEAPGIPAWFKLRVKEQATWRELAYTVLLALVLWPLDLLVLACTVGAPALLIGAPAQLAFDGGEIRAAKLWLVSDYPHAFAIALLGVALLAPLLYPLGAYASARAALAHLLLAPREAELATQLAEVTRSRARLVDAFEAERRRIERDLHDGAQQRLVALSMTLGLARLDAAPGSPLADRLATAHDEAGNVLTELRELIRGIHPQVLVDYGLAAAIEDAADRSPIPVATDLDGLPRLPEPVESAGYFATREALTNIARHSNAPRAHIRARHERQEALRIDVRDEGDGGADPARGTGLTGLADRIAVLDGTLTVTSPPGGPTVLSVEIPCRAQHPPAPLSD, translated from the coding sequence ATGGCCAGGGACAGTGTGTGGGTGGGGCTTCGGGGGCGGGCCTATCTGGGGAGTAGTGCGCCCTGGAGGGGCGTCGTGTACCTCCTCGGGGGTGTTCTCCTGGGGAGCTTCGTTCTCGTGGGTGGCGTTCTCGCCCTCGTACTCTGCGCTGCCCTCGCCCTCGTCCTCGTGGGGCTCCCCCTCCTTCCCCTCCTCGCCCTCACCGGCATCCCCGTCGCCGCCCTCGAACGCCGCCGCCTCCGCCTCGTCGACCCCGCGCCCCCCGCCCTCACACCCCACCGCACCCCCGAAGCCCCCGGCATCCCCGCCTGGTTCAAGCTGCGCGTCAAGGAGCAGGCCACCTGGCGCGAGCTCGCGTACACCGTCCTGCTCGCCCTCGTCCTGTGGCCCCTCGACCTCCTCGTGCTCGCCTGCACCGTCGGCGCTCCCGCCCTCCTCATCGGCGCCCCCGCCCAACTCGCCTTCGACGGCGGCGAGATACGTGCCGCCAAGTTGTGGCTCGTCAGTGACTATCCGCACGCCTTCGCCATCGCCCTCCTCGGGGTCGCCCTGCTCGCCCCGCTGCTCTATCCCCTCGGCGCCTACGCCTCCGCCCGAGCAGCCCTCGCCCACCTCCTCCTCGCGCCCCGCGAGGCCGAGTTGGCCACCCAGCTGGCAGAAGTGACCCGCTCCAGGGCCCGCCTGGTCGACGCCTTCGAAGCGGAACGGCGCCGCATCGAGCGGGACTTGCACGACGGGGCCCAGCAGCGGCTCGTCGCGCTGAGCATGACCCTGGGGCTCGCGAGACTCGACGCCGCCCCCGGCAGCCCCCTCGCGGACCGGCTCGCCACGGCCCACGACGAGGCGGGGAACGTCCTCACGGAACTGCGCGAGCTCATCCGCGGCATCCACCCCCAGGTGCTTGTCGACTACGGCCTTGCCGCCGCCATCGAAGACGCCGCCGACCGCTCCCCGATCCCCGTCGCCACCGACCTGGACGGCCTGCCCCGCCTCCCCGAACCCGTTGAGTCCGCCGGGTACTTCGCCACTCGGGAAGCACTTACCAACATCGCGCGTCACAGCAACGCGCCCCGCGCGCACATCAGGGCCCGCCACGAGCGGCAAGAAGCCCTCCGCATCGACGTGCGCGACGAGGGCGACGGCGGCGCGGACCCGGCCCGCGGCACCGGCCTGACCGGCCTGGCGGACCGGATCGCGGTGCTCGATGGCACACTGACGGTCACCAGCCCGCCCGGTGGCCCGACCGTACTGTCCGTGGAGATCCCGTGCCGAGCCCAGCACCCCCCGGCCCCCCTCAGCGACTGA
- a CDS encoding lytic polysaccharide monooxygenase auxiliary activity family 9 protein — protein MRNKKLYAAMLGATTVGAFALSSGGASSHGYTDLPASRQINCAKGTVSGCGSIQYEPQSVEGPKGFPASGPADGKICSAGISGFDTLNQPKAPGGGAWPTTSVSAGQNYTFRWQFTARHRTTDFKYYITKQGWDESKPVTRAALDTTPFLNVPYNGQQPPATLSHSGTIPGGRSGHHVIVAVWTVHDTANAFYACSDVKF, from the coding sequence ATGCGAAACAAGAAGTTGTACGCGGCCATGCTCGGCGCCACCACGGTCGGGGCCTTCGCGCTCTCGTCCGGTGGTGCGAGCAGTCACGGCTACACCGACCTGCCCGCAAGCCGCCAGATCAACTGTGCCAAGGGCACGGTGAGCGGCTGCGGTTCCATCCAGTACGAACCCCAGAGCGTCGAGGGCCCCAAAGGCTTCCCGGCGTCAGGGCCGGCCGACGGCAAGATCTGCTCGGCGGGCATCAGCGGCTTCGACACGCTCAACCAGCCGAAGGCACCGGGCGGCGGCGCCTGGCCGACGACCAGTGTCAGCGCCGGTCAGAACTACACCTTCCGCTGGCAGTTCACGGCACGCCACCGCACCACCGACTTCAAGTACTACATAACCAAGCAGGGATGGGACGAGAGCAAGCCGGTGACCCGTGCCGCCCTCGACACGACCCCGTTCCTCAACGTCCCCTACAACGGCCAGCAACCGCCCGCCACGCTCTCGCACTCCGGGACGATTCCCGGCGGCAGGAGCGGACACCACGTGATCGTCGCGGTGTGGACGGTCCACGACACGGCGAACGCGTTCTACGCCTGCTCCGACGTCAAGTTCTGA
- a CDS encoding SPFH domain-containing protein: MSATAASRSQAPQPEEPQTTGAPDTAAARPSRLIQSEATTEIPIHLLFRDDPGDPGAPLSPAVVGRRHGTGEQPRTARRPPARVAARPLPEVDPSLGERPARVLPGAIGVLGGTAGVAGCAAALWWAGVLPEPVARAAGLPWPDGYGGYDAYAGLGAAQWASLAGSGALALFGFGGLARGRVGTAWVLTLFGRYRGSVRRTGLMWVNPLLLRRRVDVRLRHWRSEPMPAVDRGGVALRVVVLVVWRVKDAARATLGVADHQEYLRECVEAATARVLSRLPADAFHDDTPTLRDAEAVGDMLTRMLAAEAEPVGIEIFSAQPTRIEYAPEIADTMRLRRVAALDARHRDSVLTSVVDSVEDTVTRLTTRGLVELDDYERKALVKDLTVAFYTGHGER, from the coding sequence ATGAGTGCGACAGCGGCATCACGGTCACAGGCCCCCCAGCCCGAGGAACCGCAGACCACCGGCGCCCCGGACACGGCCGCCGCACGGCCGTCGCGTCTGATCCAGAGCGAAGCCACCACCGAGATCCCCATCCATCTGCTCTTCCGCGACGATCCCGGTGACCCCGGGGCCCCGTTGTCGCCCGCCGTGGTGGGGCGCCGGCACGGAACGGGCGAGCAGCCCCGCACCGCCCGGCGTCCCCCGGCGAGGGTGGCCGCCCGCCCGCTGCCCGAGGTGGACCCGTCGCTCGGCGAGCGGCCGGCCCGCGTGCTGCCCGGTGCGATCGGGGTGCTCGGCGGGACCGCGGGAGTCGCCGGGTGCGCGGCCGCGCTGTGGTGGGCGGGGGTGCTGCCCGAGCCGGTGGCGCGGGCAGCCGGGCTGCCCTGGCCCGACGGGTACGGCGGCTACGACGCGTACGCGGGGCTCGGCGCCGCGCAGTGGGCCTCGCTCGCCGGGTCGGGCGCGCTCGCCCTGTTCGGGTTCGGGGGCCTCGCCCGGGGCCGGGTCGGCACGGCGTGGGTGCTCACCCTCTTCGGGCGGTACCGCGGCAGCGTCCGCCGCACCGGCCTGATGTGGGTCAACCCGCTCCTCCTGCGCCGCCGTGTCGACGTACGTCTGCGGCACTGGCGCAGCGAGCCGATGCCCGCGGTTGACCGGGGCGGGGTCGCGCTGCGGGTCGTCGTCCTCGTGGTCTGGCGGGTCAAGGACGCGGCGCGGGCGACGCTCGGCGTAGCCGACCACCAGGAGTATCTGCGCGAGTGCGTCGAGGCGGCGACCGCCCGCGTCCTGTCCCGGCTGCCCGCCGACGCCTTCCACGACGACACCCCGACACTGCGCGACGCGGAGGCGGTGGGCGACATGCTGACCCGGATGCTCGCGGCGGAGGCCGAGCCGGTCGGCATCGAGATCTTCTCGGCCCAGCCGACCCGGATCGAGTACGCCCCCGAGATCGCCGACACGATGCGCCTGCGCAGGGTGGCCGCGCTGGACGCACGGCACCGCGACAGCGTGCTCACCTCGGTGGTGGACTCCGTCGAGGACACGGTGACCCGGCTGACCACCCGCGGCCTCGTCGAGCTCGACGACTACGAGCGCAAGGCCTTGGTCAAGGACCTGACGGTGGCGTTCTATACGGGACATGGAGAACGATGA
- a CDS encoding response regulator yields MSIRVAVADDQELVRSGFSMILEAQPDIEVVAEAGDGAEAVAAVRRHAPDVILLDIRMPGMDGIEAARQVCAQSSCRVVMLTTFDLDEYVYEALYAGASGFLLKDVRRDDLVHAVRVVAAGDSLLAPSVTRRLVADVVRRRRTEADAPAVSPSERLAVLTAREEETLRLLARGLSNAEIAASFVVSEHTVKTHVSNVLSKLALRDRVQAVICAYETGLVVPGS; encoded by the coding sequence ATGAGCATCCGGGTGGCGGTCGCCGACGATCAGGAGCTGGTGCGCAGCGGCTTCTCCATGATCCTTGAGGCGCAGCCCGACATCGAGGTGGTGGCGGAGGCGGGTGACGGCGCGGAGGCGGTGGCAGCGGTGCGCCGGCACGCGCCCGACGTCATCCTCCTGGACATCCGGATGCCGGGGATGGACGGCATCGAGGCGGCCCGCCAGGTGTGCGCGCAGTCCAGCTGCCGGGTCGTCATGCTCACCACGTTCGACCTCGACGAGTATGTGTACGAGGCGCTCTACGCGGGGGCGAGCGGCTTCCTGCTCAAGGACGTCCGCAGGGACGACCTGGTGCACGCGGTGCGCGTCGTGGCGGCCGGGGACTCCCTGCTCGCGCCCTCGGTGACGCGGCGCCTGGTGGCGGACGTGGTCCGGCGCCGCCGCACGGAGGCCGACGCGCCTGCCGTGTCGCCCTCCGAACGCCTCGCGGTGCTCACGGCCCGCGAGGAGGAGACGCTGCGGCTCCTTGCCCGGGGGCTCTCCAACGCGGAGATCGCGGCGTCGTTCGTGGTCAGCGAGCACACGGTGAAGACGCATGTCAGCAACGTCCTGTCGAAGCTGGCGCTGCGGGACCGGGTGCAGGCGGTCATCTGCGCGTACGAGACGGGGCTCGTGGTTCCCGGGAGCTAG
- a CDS encoding response regulator transcription factor, which produces MPSPAPPGPPQRLRIVVAEDSVLLREGLIGLLARFGHDVPAALGDAEGLRAAVEAHEPDLVLTDVRMPPTFQDEGLRAALALRAERPKLPVLVLSQYVQRSYAAELLDTGDGTGVGYLLKDRVGQVEQFADAVTRVADGGTVVDPEVVRQLIRRRRDPLEQLTPREREVLGLVAEGRSNASIAAELVVSEAAVGKHIGNILGKLDLPPGDGTHRRVLAVLAYLRA; this is translated from the coding sequence GTGCCGAGCCCAGCACCCCCCGGCCCCCCTCAGCGACTGAGAATCGTCGTCGCCGAGGACAGCGTGCTGCTGCGCGAGGGACTCATCGGTCTGCTCGCCCGCTTCGGCCACGACGTACCGGCCGCGCTCGGTGACGCGGAAGGGCTGCGCGCCGCCGTCGAGGCGCACGAACCGGACCTCGTCCTCACCGACGTCCGCATGCCGCCCACTTTCCAGGACGAGGGCCTGCGCGCGGCCCTCGCCCTGCGCGCCGAACGGCCGAAGCTTCCGGTCCTGGTGCTCAGCCAGTACGTGCAACGTTCGTACGCCGCCGAGCTCCTGGACACCGGCGACGGCACCGGCGTCGGCTATCTGCTCAAGGACAGGGTGGGCCAGGTCGAGCAGTTCGCCGACGCGGTCACGCGGGTCGCGGACGGCGGCACGGTCGTGGACCCGGAAGTCGTACGCCAGTTGATCAGGCGCCGCCGCGACCCCCTCGAACAGCTCACGCCGCGCGAGCGCGAGGTGCTCGGCCTGGTGGCCGAGGGCAGGTCGAACGCGTCGATCGCCGCCGAACTCGTGGTCAGCGAGGCGGCGGTGGGCAAACACATCGGCAACATCCTCGGCAAACTGGACCTGCCGCCCGGAGACGGAACCCACCGCAGGGTGCTCGCGGTCCTTGCGTACCTGCGGGCCTGA
- a CDS encoding long-chain-fatty-acid--CoA ligase encodes MKSTGSTVAELVQARWGDHRPGLRFERQELTHHQVAAGAAARAALLADLLPRGAEPHVGVLLDNTPEYPLWLSAAALAGAAVAGINPTRRGAELARDIVHTDCRVLITERAHLALLDGLQLPGVRILVTDTDAYGELLAPYAGAHPEIARAAVPSSRMLLYFTSGSTGAPKAAICSQGRLAAAGQSLVTHFRLGPDGVHYICMPMFHGNAVIADWAPALAAGAGVALRRRFSASAFLDDVRAHGATYFTYVGRAVQYILATPERPDDTENPLRMGFGTEAGAVDAERFEKRFGVRLVEGYGSSEGGAAIQRTPGTPAGAIGRAAPGDELAVVDPGTREECPSAVFAADGRLLNGEEAIGELVNKGRTPFEGYWRNSDADAARLRDGWYWTGDLFYRDAEGFLYFAGRTDDRLRVDSENLAAAMIENILARWEGAAGVAVYAVPDPVAGDQVMAAVSLREGVEFDPLAFAEFLLSQPDLGTKMAPRFVRVVERMPVTATNKVARSALRREGFRCGGSVWWRPDAGAGAYHRLTPGAVAELLGQYRAQGREGLLPGLPG; translated from the coding sequence ATGAAGTCCACCGGGAGTACCGTCGCGGAACTCGTACAGGCGCGCTGGGGCGACCACCGCCCCGGCCTGCGCTTCGAGCGCCAGGAGCTGACTCACCACCAGGTCGCGGCGGGCGCGGCGGCGAGGGCGGCGCTTCTGGCCGATCTGCTGCCCAGAGGGGCCGAGCCGCACGTCGGCGTCCTGCTCGACAACACCCCTGAATATCCACTGTGGTTGAGCGCTGCCGCGCTGGCGGGAGCGGCGGTGGCGGGCATCAACCCCACGCGCAGGGGTGCGGAACTGGCCCGCGACATCGTGCACACCGACTGCCGGGTCCTGATCACGGAACGGGCGCACCTCGCGCTCCTGGACGGCCTCCAACTCCCGGGCGTACGCATCCTGGTGACGGACACGGATGCGTACGGGGAGCTGCTGGCCCCCTATGCGGGCGCGCATCCGGAGATAGCGAGGGCGGCGGTCCCTTCGAGCCGCATGCTGCTCTACTTCACTTCCGGCTCGACCGGGGCGCCCAAGGCGGCGATCTGCAGTCAGGGCCGGCTCGCGGCGGCGGGGCAGTCCCTGGTCACCCACTTCCGGCTCGGCCCTGACGGGGTCCACTACATCTGCATGCCCATGTTCCACGGCAACGCGGTGATCGCGGACTGGGCGCCCGCGCTCGCGGCCGGGGCGGGGGTGGCGCTGCGGCGGCGCTTCTCGGCTTCGGCGTTCCTGGACGACGTACGGGCTCATGGGGCCACGTACTTCACGTACGTGGGCAGGGCGGTGCAGTACATCCTGGCCACGCCTGAACGTCCCGACGACACGGAGAACCCGCTCCGGATGGGTTTCGGCACGGAGGCCGGGGCGGTGGACGCGGAGCGCTTCGAGAAGCGGTTCGGCGTGCGGCTGGTGGAGGGTTACGGCTCTTCGGAGGGCGGGGCGGCGATCCAGCGGACGCCGGGGACTCCGGCCGGGGCGATCGGGCGGGCGGCGCCGGGGGATGAGCTGGCGGTGGTGGATCCCGGCACGCGCGAGGAGTGCCCGTCCGCTGTCTTCGCGGCGGACGGGCGGCTGCTGAACGGCGAGGAGGCGATAGGGGAGTTGGTGAACAAGGGGCGCACACCGTTCGAGGGGTACTGGCGGAACTCCGACGCGGACGCGGCGCGGCTTCGGGACGGCTGGTACTGGACGGGGGATCTCTTCTACCGGGACGCGGAGGGGTTCCTCTACTTCGCGGGGCGTACGGATGACCGGCTCCGCGTGGACAGCGAGAACTTGGCGGCAGCGATGATCGAGAACATCCTCGCGCGGTGGGAGGGGGCCGCGGGGGTGGCGGTGTACGCGGTTCCTGACCCTGTGGCGGGGGATCAGGTGATGGCCGCGGTTTCCCTCCGGGAGGGGGTGGAGTTCGACCCCTTGGCCTTCGCGGAGTTCCTCCTCTCCCAGCCGGACCTGGGGACGAAGATGGCGCCGCGCTTCGTGCGGGTGGTGGAGCGGATGCCGGTTACGGCCACCAATAAGGTGGCCCGCTCTGCTTTGCGTCGGGAGGGGTTCCGCTGTGGGGGGTCTGTGTGGTGGCGCCCCGATGCTGGGGCGGGGGCCTATCACCGCCTCACGCCGGGGGCCGTGGCTGAACTGCTTGGCCAGTACCGGGCCCAGGGCCGCGAGGGGCTGCTGCCGGGGCTGCCGGGCTGA
- a CDS encoding sensor histidine kinase, producing the protein MRRPFPALSRLRTTHPYVVDTALAALVLFAVSLQFLFPDEGGDELSAAGFALGAGTAVPLIWRRLAPFACAAVIAFFTPAMALYHRPPPDVCFGGMVALYTVAALSTPLKRRVMLAGWLTGAAVTMAFKEHAEPYEYPFHLLSLISAYALGAFARVQRAYTAALEDRARRLERERATETARAVSQERSRIARDMHDILAHAVSLMVVQAEAGPVVVRSDPDRAVGAFDAIAGAGRDAMEQLRRILGVLRESSPPDGGRVPQPTLAALPALAALVERTGPRVELREEGRPLPLAPDVEVAAYRIVQEALTNCVKHAGASAVSIQLSWTGSELSILVQDDGTGLSASDGAGHGLVGIHERAAACGGTAEAGDGPDGGFRVAVRLPTASLGDEHPGGGRRRSGAGAQRLLHDP; encoded by the coding sequence ATGCGACGTCCCTTCCCCGCGCTGTCCCGGCTGCGCACCACCCACCCCTACGTCGTGGACACCGCTCTCGCCGCCCTGGTGCTGTTCGCCGTGTCGCTCCAGTTCCTGTTCCCCGACGAGGGGGGCGACGAGCTGAGCGCCGCCGGGTTCGCCCTCGGCGCCGGTACCGCGGTGCCGCTGATCTGGCGGCGCCTCGCGCCTTTCGCCTGCGCCGCCGTGATCGCCTTCTTCACGCCCGCCATGGCGCTCTACCACCGGCCGCCGCCCGACGTCTGCTTCGGCGGCATGGTCGCCCTCTACACCGTGGCCGCCCTGAGCACCCCGCTGAAACGGCGCGTCATGCTCGCCGGGTGGCTGACGGGGGCCGCCGTCACGATGGCCTTCAAGGAGCACGCGGAGCCGTACGAGTACCCTTTCCACCTGCTCAGCCTCATCAGCGCGTACGCCCTCGGAGCCTTCGCCCGTGTGCAGCGCGCGTACACCGCGGCCCTGGAGGACCGGGCCCGGCGCCTGGAGCGGGAGCGCGCCACCGAGACGGCGCGAGCGGTCAGCCAGGAGCGGTCCAGGATCGCCCGCGACATGCACGACATCCTCGCCCACGCGGTGAGCCTGATGGTGGTCCAGGCGGAGGCGGGCCCCGTGGTCGTCCGCAGCGACCCCGACCGCGCGGTGGGGGCGTTCGACGCGATCGCCGGTGCGGGACGCGACGCGATGGAGCAGTTGCGGCGGATCCTGGGCGTACTGAGGGAGTCGTCGCCCCCGGACGGCGGACGCGTGCCGCAGCCGACGCTCGCGGCGCTCCCGGCACTCGCCGCGCTGGTCGAACGCACGGGTCCGCGCGTGGAGTTGAGGGAGGAAGGCCGTCCTCTCCCGCTGGCCCCCGACGTCGAGGTGGCCGCGTACCGCATCGTCCAGGAGGCGCTGACCAACTGTGTGAAGCACGCGGGGGCGAGCGCTGTCAGCATTCAACTCAGCTGGACAGGTAGCGAATTGAGCATTCTGGTCCAGGACGACGGAACCGGGCTCTCCGCCTCGGACGGCGCGGGTCACGGCCTCGTCGGCATCCATGAACGCGCCGCCGCGTGCGGTGGCACCGCCGAAGCCGGTGACGGACCCGATGGTGGATTCCGTGTCGCCGTACGGCTGCCCACGGCATCCTTGGGGGATGAGCATCCGGGTGGCGGTCGCCGACGATCAGGAGCTGGTGCGCAGCGGCTTCTCCATGATCCTTGA
- a CDS encoding DUF3592 domain-containing protein codes for MFYAVPALMCVGVIAMAVTVISRYAQVRQAWSSGLTAEARCLRTYTTTSRHSDSSRISTTLHHVYEFTPPAGRPVRFEEENGPATTIEGDIVTVYYTADRPERATAHAPDPAKGAAAMIGVLCFLGVVLAFCIFFMATAHDMFASADMFDSGDPFDSGDPFGPDDGFESELP; via the coding sequence ATGTTCTACGCCGTGCCGGCGTTGATGTGCGTCGGGGTGATCGCGATGGCGGTCACGGTGATCAGCCGCTATGCGCAGGTGCGGCAGGCGTGGTCGAGCGGTCTGACGGCGGAGGCGCGCTGCCTGCGCACGTACACCACGACGAGCCGCCACAGCGACAGCAGCCGCATCAGCACCACGCTGCACCATGTCTACGAGTTCACTCCGCCCGCGGGCCGTCCCGTCCGGTTCGAGGAGGAGAACGGCCCCGCGACGACCATCGAGGGCGACATCGTCACCGTGTACTACACGGCGGATCGCCCCGAGAGGGCCACGGCGCACGCGCCGGACCCCGCCAAGGGTGCGGCGGCGATGATCGGCGTGCTCTGCTTCCTCGGCGTCGTGCTCGCCTTCTGTATTTTCTTCATGGCGACGGCGCACGACATGTTCGCTTCGGCCGACATGTTCGACTCGGGTGACCCGTTCGACTCGGGTGACCCGTTCGGCCCGGACGACGGCTTCGAGTCGGAGCTGCCCTAG
- a CDS encoding MMPL family transporter, protein MLAALARTATQRPKTVVLIWLLLLVLGLGFGTRVFGDLTSSVEDVPGSESVVAEERLAELTPDGDDFSAVVSAPAVDTPQIRSQVGDAVADVRKHPGIAQVPDPYTTRGLVAQDGKALLIPVTLKGGLDDDAEEEAVGDAADRIREITAGDVAVSGGPLLGEQMGGRAQEDVAQAELITLPAVLVVLLLIFGGLRAAGLPLLVTVSGVAGAFLTLYGFSQFTEISVYAVQIVTMLGLGLAVDYALLMVIRFREERGRTDDVAQAVHATVARAGRTVLFSGLTVAISLSGLVWFPSPFLRSMGLAAGAVVVVDMLAALTLLPALLALFGGKIAPSGAKYRTGKGVWWRRKSGTASEPGAFFARLALFSARRPLAVIAAVVAVLALLALPAFGMRINIGDARQLPHDTEARQLYDTVREHYPAGTDTDPVQVLIGSGSDPDCEGKIRALPGIRAADRERLSDGTVLLELTPDGSVDGPTATRLVEQVRDLRGDEPIQVTGNAASLVDFRSMLAERAPWAVLTVLAGLFVLLFSFTGSLLLPLRTLATTLLSLGSALGVVVWVFQDGHLAGLLGGEELGALSLTAPPLIIAIAFGLAMDYELFILSRMRETWLETGDHRAAVVEGLRRSGRVVSCAALLLAIVFGGFMTGGFSPILQIGLGLTLAVLIDATVVRMFLVPATMTLLGRRAWWAPRRMRKLHERYGLREEAPSAGPVPVDQAVRQAPPSP, encoded by the coding sequence ATGCTCGCCGCCCTCGCCCGTACAGCGACCCAACGCCCCAAGACCGTCGTCCTCATCTGGCTTCTGCTCCTCGTCCTGGGCCTCGGCTTCGGCACCCGGGTCTTCGGCGACCTGACCTCGTCGGTCGAAGACGTGCCCGGCAGCGAGTCGGTCGTCGCCGAGGAACGCCTCGCCGAACTCACCCCGGACGGCGACGACTTCAGCGCCGTCGTGTCGGCTCCCGCCGTCGACACCCCGCAGATCCGCTCGCAGGTGGGCGATGCGGTGGCCGACGTACGGAAGCATCCGGGCATCGCCCAGGTGCCGGATCCGTACACCACCAGGGGCCTGGTCGCCCAGGACGGCAAGGCCCTGCTCATCCCGGTCACGCTCAAGGGCGGCCTCGACGACGACGCCGAGGAAGAGGCCGTCGGCGACGCGGCCGACCGCATCCGCGAGATCACCGCCGGTGACGTGGCGGTGAGCGGCGGGCCGCTGCTCGGTGAGCAGATGGGCGGCAGGGCCCAAGAGGATGTGGCGCAGGCCGAGTTGATCACCCTGCCCGCCGTGCTGGTCGTCCTCCTGCTCATCTTCGGCGGGCTGCGGGCCGCGGGGCTCCCGCTCCTGGTCACCGTGAGCGGCGTCGCCGGTGCCTTCCTGACCCTCTACGGCTTCAGCCAGTTCACCGAGATCTCCGTCTACGCCGTCCAGATCGTCACCATGCTGGGCCTCGGCCTCGCCGTCGACTACGCGCTCCTGATGGTGATCCGCTTCCGCGAGGAACGAGGAAGGACGGACGACGTGGCGCAGGCGGTGCACGCGACCGTCGCCCGCGCCGGACGCACCGTCCTGTTCTCCGGCCTGACGGTGGCCATCAGCCTGTCGGGGCTCGTCTGGTTCCCCAGCCCGTTCCTGCGCAGCATGGGCCTCGCGGCCGGCGCGGTGGTCGTCGTCGACATGCTGGCGGCCCTGACGCTGCTGCCCGCGCTGCTCGCGCTGTTCGGCGGGAAGATCGCGCCCTCGGGCGCCAAGTACCGTACAGGTAAGGGGGTTTGGTGGCGACGCAAGTCCGGCACCGCGTCCGAACCCGGCGCCTTCTTCGCCCGCCTCGCCCTCTTCTCCGCCCGGCGCCCCCTGGCCGTGATCGCCGCCGTCGTAGCCGTACTCGCCCTCCTCGCGCTGCCCGCCTTCGGGATGCGGATCAACATCGGGGACGCCCGGCAGCTCCCGCACGACACCGAGGCGCGGCAGCTGTACGACACCGTGCGCGAGCACTATCCGGCGGGGACGGACACCGACCCCGTCCAGGTGCTCATCGGGTCGGGCTCCGACCCCGACTGCGAGGGCAAGATCCGGGCCCTGCCCGGGATCAGGGCGGCCGACCGCGAGCGGCTCTCCGACGGCACGGTCCTGCTCGAACTGACCCCGGACGGTTCGGTCGACGGCCCCACCGCCACCCGGCTCGTGGAGCAGGTGCGCGACCTCCGTGGCGACGAGCCCATCCAGGTCACGGGCAACGCCGCGAGCCTCGTCGACTTCCGCTCGATGCTCGCCGAGCGCGCGCCCTGGGCCGTACTCACCGTCCTGGCCGGCCTGTTCGTCCTGCTCTTCTCCTTCACCGGCTCGCTGCTGCTCCCGCTGCGTACGCTCGCCACCACCCTGCTCAGCCTGGGCTCCGCGCTCGGCGTCGTCGTGTGGGTGTTCCAGGACGGGCATCTCGCGGGGCTGCTCGGCGGTGAGGAGCTCGGGGCGCTGAGTCTGACCGCGCCGCCGCTGATCATCGCGATCGCGTTCGGGCTCGCCATGGACTACGAGCTGTTCATCCTGTCCCGGATGCGGGAGACGTGGCTGGAGACCGGCGACCACCGTGCCGCCGTCGTGGAGGGACTGCGCCGCTCGGGCCGCGTCGTCAGCTGTGCGGCGCTGCTGCTCGCGATCGTCTTCGGCGGCTTCATGACCGGTGGCTTCTCACCGATCCTGCAGATCGGGCTCGGCCTGACGCTCGCGGTGCTCATCGACGCGACCGTGGTGCGGATGTTCCTCGTCCCGGCGACGATGACGCTGCTCGGCCGCCGCGCCTGGTGGGCGCCGCGGCGGATGCGGAAGCTCCATGAGCGGTACGGGCTCCGCGAGGAAGCTCCGTCCGCCGGCCCCGTACCGGTCGACCAAGCGGTCAGGCAAGCACCACCCAGTCCATGA
- a CDS encoding nucleoside/nucleotide kinase family protein — MENDDHASGQATDDTPGLAALARDAWRLTADRPRALLGIAGPPGAGKSTFARALVDRIGEGAAYLPLDGFHLSNDQLERLFLTSRKGSEPSFDVRGYGALLDRVLSDAGHDIYVPDYDRTLHEPVAARHRVPPSARLVVTEGNYLACDLPGWREARELMEECWYVAAPAEVRQRRLIERQLAGGRTVDGAAAWVATNDSPNGDVVEKSRHRCDRIVSTIGMDMFNYRP, encoded by the coding sequence ATGGAGAACGATGACCACGCCTCTGGACAAGCCACTGACGACACCCCCGGCCTCGCGGCCCTCGCCCGGGACGCCTGGAGGCTGACCGCGGACCGGCCCCGCGCCCTCCTCGGGATCGCGGGGCCGCCAGGCGCGGGCAAGTCGACGTTCGCGCGGGCGCTGGTGGATCGGATCGGCGAGGGGGCCGCGTATCTGCCGCTCGACGGTTTCCATCTCTCGAACGACCAGTTGGAGCGCCTCTTTCTGACCTCCCGCAAGGGCTCGGAGCCGAGCTTCGACGTGCGGGGGTACGGCGCGCTGCTCGACCGGGTCCTCTCCGACGCCGGCCACGACATCTACGTACCCGATTACGACCGCACCCTCCACGAGCCGGTGGCCGCCCGGCACCGGGTCCCGCCGTCCGCCCGGCTCGTCGTCACCGAGGGGAACTATCTGGCCTGCGATCTGCCCGGCTGGCGCGAGGCGCGGGAGCTGATGGAGGAGTGCTGGTACGTGGCGGCACCAGCAGAGGTACGCCAACGACGCCTGATCGAGAGGCAGTTGGCGGGGGGCCGGACGGTCGACGGGGCGGCCGCCTGGGTGGCGACCAACGACAGCCCGAACGGCGATGTCGTGGAGAAGTCGCGCCATCGCTGCGATCGGATCGTCTCCACTATTGGTATGGACATGTTCAACTACCGCCCATAA